The following proteins are encoded in a genomic region of Acetobacter oryzoeni:
- the arfB gene encoding alternative ribosome rescue aminoacyl-tRNA hydrolase ArfB — protein MAISILPNISLADSELEVTYILASGPGGQNVNKVATAAQLRFDAAYSASLPDRVRARLLELAGSRATRDGVIVITARRFRTQQRNREDAIERLAALIREAAHRPAFRVATRPSRAARQRRLQGKAHRARIKQGRTVRLDD, from the coding sequence ATGGCAATTTCTATCCTTCCCAATATTTCTCTGGCCGATTCCGAATTGGAGGTCACTTATATCTTGGCGTCTGGTCCGGGTGGGCAGAATGTCAACAAGGTTGCCACGGCTGCTCAGTTACGGTTCGATGCAGCGTATTCTGCATCCTTGCCAGATCGGGTGCGGGCGCGTTTGCTGGAATTGGCGGGCAGTCGAGCCACGCGTGATGGCGTTATTGTTATTACGGCACGGCGTTTTCGCACGCAGCAACGCAATCGGGAGGATGCAATAGAACGTCTGGCGGCTTTAATACGTGAGGCTGCGCATCGCCCGGCTTTTCGTGTTGCCACCCGTCCTAGCCGCGCAGCACGGCAGCGGCGCCTACAAGGAAAAGCTCATCGCGCACGTATTAAACAAGGGCGAACAGTGCGGTTGGATGATTGA